In Acidobacteriota bacterium, the following proteins share a genomic window:
- a CDS encoding TonB-dependent receptor produces MKRHCIKAATFWLAAILVLVVSQTITGQTIRGAIEGSALDPTGAVIPGANVTLQNVATGAAIKGTTNERGAFSFQNLEAGNYRLTVEKGGFRKYLAKEVSVRVGNVTPVMATLEVGDTNQVVEVTSSTADASVDTSRSTVDGVITAKQIDNLPLNGRNFLDLAQLEPGVQTRDGGDFDPTKNQMAGASIGGRSGRSTRIQVDGVDITDENVGTTTTNISNESIQEFQVSRSTLDASTDLTTSGAINIVSRSGSNQFHGAGFGFFRDAGYASDLRLDKTSPTTEKPAYERQNFGGRMGGFLIKDKLFWHAEVERNRQNGQQFTSVTPFPQFTGNFPVPLRETVGGARLDYHVTSNLKAFYRFNHDNNSGVTGFGGINLAAFANQNNTNSHVTGLDYAGSRWTHSGRFSYLNFNNAIVAGNAAAGTPVTLDPAGKPLLVGIVGQLQVGPNPLAPQQTFQDNYQTKYDGSVVTGNHTLRIGGAYNALRSGGLASFFANAVRIRGSYNATTIAFANANGGASNPLNFPLLNIRLGNGLGFASEKPAHGLPFGGFNNDRLGFYAQDAWRLKRNLSVTLGLRYVYDSNLANNDLPRTPILAQFSPTLAGKVKNPAANFSPQLGFAWDLHGDGKTVIRAGTGLYYETNIINNVYFDRPLNLPPGLGNDTPILSAGAPIVLNPATGACLFDVTHYNAAPGNCTGGTRLLGQPLKTVIAAAQNIQANFQAATAALAAKYSPTTGPSQFALTLDTPGSAALVYNDYKRPYSMMFNVGFQRELKDGLVLSVDYLRNRGVHFNQLLNLNRLGAANTLNVAAARSIIAATNDAAGCGNAFTAAAINCAIGKGKTIADYANNGLDAGSALDGFAFQGNNPNFRNVVVVAPVGLSTYNALTVNLRGRLKDYGPVKGTTVNISYALSRFNSTGLDQDFLSASVFNDSPTKFYGPAVLDRTHQLSVSFLSNLPWGFKLNSTTRWATALPSSIFVPTASASGAGEIFFTDFDGDGTVGDPLPGTNRGAFGRSVKIKDLNGLLTSFNNTVTNTLTPAAQALVTAGLFTQAQLTALHGTVNNGGTLPLAPANAIGLDSFFNTDIRFSKEFRIKEHVRIEPLVEVFNLFNIGNYDPPANPLFNQLDGATGSINGTTKALRSNRYGLGSGSFTPGIPRAFQFGFRVEF; encoded by the coding sequence ATGAAAAGACATTGCATAAAAGCAGCCACGTTTTGGTTGGCAGCCATACTGGTGCTGGTCGTAAGCCAGACGATTACGGGGCAAACGATTCGCGGCGCAATTGAAGGCTCGGCCCTTGATCCGACCGGCGCAGTGATTCCCGGCGCGAACGTGACGCTGCAAAACGTCGCGACCGGCGCGGCGATTAAAGGCACAACCAATGAACGCGGCGCGTTCAGCTTTCAAAATCTGGAAGCGGGCAACTATCGCCTGACCGTCGAGAAAGGCGGCTTCCGCAAATATCTGGCGAAAGAAGTCTCCGTCAGAGTCGGCAACGTCACGCCCGTCATGGCGACGCTGGAAGTGGGTGACACCAATCAAGTGGTCGAAGTAACTTCTTCCACCGCGGATGCCTCGGTGGATACATCACGCTCCACCGTGGACGGGGTGATCACCGCTAAGCAAATTGACAATCTGCCGCTGAACGGGCGCAACTTCCTCGATTTGGCCCAGCTTGAACCCGGTGTGCAAACGCGCGACGGGGGCGATTTCGATCCGACCAAGAACCAAATGGCGGGCGCTTCGATCGGCGGGCGCAGCGGGCGTTCGACGCGCATTCAAGTGGACGGCGTGGACATCACCGATGAAAACGTCGGCACCACCACCACCAACATCTCGAACGAATCCATTCAGGAATTTCAGGTCAGCCGTTCGACGCTGGATGCCAGCACCGATCTGACCACCAGCGGCGCGATCAACATCGTCTCGCGCAGCGGCTCCAATCAATTTCATGGCGCGGGCTTCGGCTTCTTCCGCGACGCGGGCTATGCGTCCGATCTAAGGCTGGACAAGACTTCACCGACGACAGAGAAACCGGCCTATGAACGCCAGAATTTCGGCGGACGAATGGGCGGCTTTCTGATCAAGGACAAACTTTTCTGGCACGCCGAGGTCGAGCGCAACCGGCAAAACGGCCAGCAATTCACTTCCGTGACGCCCTTCCCGCAATTTACCGGCAATTTCCCCGTGCCGCTACGCGAAACCGTCGGCGGCGCACGTCTGGATTATCACGTCACGTCGAACCTGAAAGCGTTTTACCGGTTCAATCACGATAACAATTCCGGCGTGACCGGATTCGGCGGCATCAATCTGGCGGCCTTCGCCAATCAGAACAACACCAACAGCCACGTGACGGGCTTGGATTATGCCGGATCGCGTTGGACGCATTCAGGCCGCTTCAGCTATCTGAATTTCAACAACGCCATCGTGGCTGGCAACGCTGCTGCCGGCACGCCGGTGACACTTGACCCGGCAGGTAAGCCGTTGCTGGTCGGCATCGTCGGTCAATTGCAAGTCGGGCCGAATCCGCTGGCGCCGCAACAAACCTTCCAGGACAACTACCAAACGAAATACGACGGCAGTGTGGTGACCGGCAATCACACACTGCGGATTGGCGGCGCGTACAATGCGTTGCGGAGCGGCGGGCTGGCGAGTTTCTTTGCCAACGCGGTGCGCATTCGCGGGTCGTACAACGCGACGACGATTGCTTTTGCCAATGCCAACGGGGGCGCGAGCAATCCGCTTAACTTTCCGCTGTTGAACATTCGCCTGGGCAACGGCCTGGGTTTCGCCAGCGAAAAGCCCGCGCACGGACTGCCCTTCGGCGGCTTTAACAACGACCGGCTGGGTTTTTATGCACAGGATGCCTGGCGCTTGAAACGCAACCTCTCGGTCACGCTGGGGCTGCGTTACGTGTATGACAGCAATCTGGCAAACAACGATTTGCCACGCACGCCGATTCTGGCCCAGTTCAGTCCGACGCTGGCTGGCAAGGTCAAAAATCCGGCTGCCAATTTCTCGCCGCAACTCGGCTTCGCCTGGGATTTGCACGGTGACGGCAAGACTGTGATCCGGGCGGGCACTGGGTTGTATTACGAAACGAATATTATCAACAACGTTTACTTCGACCGCCCGCTCAACCTACCACCAGGACTGGGCAATGACACGCCAATCCTCAGCGCCGGTGCGCCGATTGTACTCAATCCGGCGACCGGCGCGTGCCTCTTCGATGTGACGCATTACAACGCGGCGCCAGGCAATTGCACGGGCGGCACGCGGCTGTTGGGCCAACCGCTCAAGACTGTGATTGCGGCGGCGCAAAACATTCAGGCGAACTTCCAGGCGGCGACAGCAGCGTTGGCCGCGAAGTATTCGCCGACCACCGGCCCTTCGCAATTTGCCTTGACGCTGGATACGCCAGGCAGCGCGGCGCTGGTTTACAACGATTACAAGCGTCCTTACAGCATGATGTTCAACGTCGGGTTCCAGCGGGAATTGAAAGACGGCTTGGTGCTGAGCGTGGATTATCTGCGCAATCGCGGCGTGCATTTCAATCAACTGCTCAATCTGAACCGCCTGGGTGCGGCGAATACCCTCAACGTCGCAGCAGCGCGCAGCATCATCGCCGCAACCAATGACGCCGCGGGGTGCGGCAACGCCTTCACGGCGGCGGCGATCAATTGCGCCATCGGCAAAGGCAAAACGATTGCTGATTATGCGAATAACGGATTGGACGCGGGTAGTGCTTTGGATGGCTTCGCCTTCCAAGGCAACAATCCGAACTTCCGCAACGTGGTCGTGGTTGCGCCAGTAGGCCTTTCGACTTACAACGCGTTGACGGTCAATCTGCGCGGGCGGTTGAAAGATTACGGCCCGGTCAAAGGCACGACGGTCAACATCAGTTATGCGCTCTCGCGCTTCAATTCGACTGGCCTGGATCAGGACTTCCTCTCGGCTTCGGTTTTTAACGATAGCCCGACGAAGTTTTACGGCCCAGCAGTGTTGGATCGGACGCATCAACTGTCGGTCAGCTTCCTCTCGAATCTGCCCTGGGGATTCAAACTCAACTCAACGACCCGCTGGGCGACGGCGCTCCCGAGTTCGATTTTCGTGCCCACCGCGAGCGCCTCAGGTGCGGGCGAAATTTTCTTCACTGATTTCGATGGTGATGGCACGGTCGGCGACCCCTTGCCGGGCACCAATCGTGGCGCATTCGGGCGCAGCGTGAAAATCAAAGACCTGAATGGGCTGCTGACCAGCTTCAACAACACCGTCACCAACACACTGACCCCCGCCGCTCAAGCGCTGGTGACAGCAGGTCTTTTCACCCAGGCACAATTGACCGCTTTGCACGGCACGGTTAATAACGGCGGGACGTTGCCGCTGGCGCCAGCCAATGCGATTGGGCTGGACTCCTTCTTCAATACGGATATTCGTTTCTCGAAGGAGTTCCGCATCAAAGAGCACGTGCGCATTGAACCGCTGGTCGAAGTGTTCAATCTCTTTAACATCGGCAACTACGATCCACCCGCCAATCCGTTGTTCAATCAACTGGACGGCGCGACGGGTTCGATCAACGGCACGACGAAAGCGTTGCGCTCGAACCGTTACGGCCTGGGTTCCGGTTCGTTCACGCCGGGCATTCCGCGCGCCTTCCAGTTCGGCTTCCGCGTGGAGTTCTAA
- a CDS encoding DASS family sodium-coupled anion symporter, translating into MESSPNAGGNSGPDSVSALTPAARRQARLVLLGKWAIVLLTGLAVHALPTPAGISAASWRLLAIFLATIVGSIVRPVPGSAMVLLGIVAVMLTKAMPLSEAAIRVVSPDLTKPDWKAIETLRLKATLGGYADPVVWLVLAAFFMSRAMIKTGLGRRIALLFIRAIGKSSLGLGYALVATDFLLATVVPSNGARCGGITFPIAKSVAETYDSRPGATARKLGAFLMTFIYQCEVIICATFLTGQAGNLVIRKLAQQATQIDLSYSRWFIGGIVPSLVSLAVTGLLLYRLFPPEVTHTPAAREFAQQELTKMGGPSLHERITLAVFVLIGLLWGTTSRLHSLDYSVVALVGICALLLAGVLVWEDLISEHPAWDVFIWYGGMVRMAEALGETGITKKFAETAGQFTAGWKWGAALAVLALIYFFAHYAFASITAHSLAMFTPFLIVVIAAGAPPALAVLLLAYFSNLSAGLTHYGTTPGPIYFGAGYVSQQKWWQLGLIGALPNIVIWASVGLLWWKLLGWW; encoded by the coding sequence ATGGAATCATCACCAAACGCCGGAGGAAATTCCGGCCCGGATTCTGTCAGCGCCCTTACACCCGCCGCGCGGCGACAGGCACGGCTCGTGCTGTTGGGCAAATGGGCCATCGTGCTGCTGACCGGCCTCGCGGTGCATGCCCTGCCCACGCCTGCCGGTATCAGCGCTGCCTCGTGGCGCTTGTTGGCGATTTTCCTGGCGACCATCGTGGGTTCGATTGTGCGGCCCGTGCCCGGCAGCGCGATGGTCTTGCTGGGCATCGTCGCCGTGATGCTGACCAAAGCCATGCCGCTCAGCGAGGCCGCCATCCGTGTGGTCTCGCCTGATTTGACCAAACCGGATTGGAAAGCCATCGAGACCTTGCGGCTCAAGGCGACCTTGGGCGGATATGCCGATCCGGTGGTGTGGCTGGTACTGGCGGCGTTTTTTATGTCGCGGGCGATGATCAAGACGGGGTTAGGGCGGCGCATTGCGTTGCTGTTTATTCGCGCCATCGGGAAAAGTTCGCTGGGCTTGGGCTATGCGCTGGTCGCGACGGATTTTTTGCTGGCGACGGTGGTGCCCTCGAATGGCGCGCGTTGCGGCGGCATCACCTTTCCCATCGCCAAAAGCGTGGCTGAAACCTATGACTCGCGGCCCGGTGCGACGGCGCGCAAACTGGGCGCGTTCCTGATGACCTTCATTTATCAATGCGAAGTCATCATCTGTGCGACGTTCCTGACCGGTCAGGCGGGCAATCTGGTGATTCGCAAACTGGCGCAACAGGCGACGCAAATTGATCTGAGCTACAGCCGCTGGTTTATTGGCGGCATCGTGCCGAGTCTGGTGTCGCTGGCCGTCACGGGCTTGCTGCTGTATCGCCTGTTTCCCCCCGAAGTCACGCACACGCCCGCCGCGCGCGAATTCGCTCAGCAGGAACTGACCAAGATGGGCGGGCCTTCGCTGCACGAGCGCATCACGCTGGCGGTCTTCGTGCTAATCGGTTTGTTGTGGGGCACGACCAGCCGTTTGCACAGCCTGGATTATTCGGTCGTCGCACTCGTCGGCATTTGCGCGTTGTTGCTGGCTGGCGTACTGGTTTGGGAAGACCTGATTTCAGAGCATCCGGCGTGGGATGTGTTCATCTGGTATGGCGGCATGGTGCGCATGGCCGAAGCCCTGGGCGAGACGGGCATTACTAAAAAATTTGCCGAAACAGCAGGTCAGTTCACCGCCGGATGGAAGTGGGGCGCGGCCTTGGCCGTGCTGGCGCTGATTTATTTCTTCGCGCACTACGCCTTCGCCAGCATCACGGCGCATTCGCTGGCGATGTTCACGCCTTTCCTGATTGTCGTTATCGCGGCGGGCGCACCGCCCGCACTGGCCGTGTTGTTGCTCGCGTATTTTTCCAACCTGTCGGCAGGCTTAACACATTACGGCACGACGCCGGGGCCGATCTATTTCGGCGCGGGTTATGTGTCGCAACAGAAATGGTGGCAATTGGGGCTGATCGGCGCGCTGCCGAATATCGTGATCTGGGCGAGCGTGGGCTTGCTGTGGTGGAAGCTGTTGGGTTGGTGGTAA
- a CDS encoding M48 family metalloprotease, with the protein MVKKIFRQTVTLFFAGALAATCALAQSTPQPKEKLDDKDNPLLIGKRDINKGSINFYSLEKEVALGRQMAMEVDRQSKLITDPAINEFINRITQNLVLNSDSKVPFTVKVIDDEVVNAFALPGGFLYVYRGLIETADNEAEIAGVMAHEIAHVAARHGVEQASKGTLINYASIPLIFLGGIGGYAIQQAAGLAIPLGFLKFSRGAEQEADRLGAQYMWAAGYDPQALASFFEKLQAKDKRKPGTLSKMFSTHPYTGDRITAVNALVAKFPDRGEYQLSTSEFKDVKSRVLAASSSTRAINADADAKRPTLKRRPQNPNDRGDSTADDSAAPTDRPVLKRREGSDGTEPSSTTTPATKTTESGDRPVLKRREGSSDTPDKP; encoded by the coding sequence ATGGTCAAGAAGATTTTCCGCCAAACCGTCACGCTGTTCTTTGCGGGCGCGCTTGCTGCCACCTGCGCATTGGCGCAGTCCACACCGCAACCCAAAGAAAAACTCGATGATAAAGACAATCCGCTGTTGATCGGCAAACGCGACATCAACAAAGGCAGCATCAATTTTTATTCGCTCGAAAAAGAAGTCGCCCTGGGCCGTCAAATGGCCATGGAAGTAGATCGGCAATCGAAGCTGATTACCGACCCGGCGATCAATGAGTTCATCAATCGCATCACACAAAACCTGGTGCTCAACTCTGACTCCAAAGTGCCTTTTACTGTCAAAGTGATTGACGACGAGGTGGTGAATGCCTTCGCGCTGCCGGGCGGCTTTCTCTATGTTTATCGCGGGCTGATCGAAACTGCCGATAACGAAGCCGAGATTGCCGGTGTGATGGCGCATGAGATTGCCCACGTTGCCGCGCGCCACGGTGTCGAACAAGCGTCCAAGGGCACGCTGATAAATTACGCCTCGATCCCGCTGATCTTCCTGGGTGGCATCGGTGGGTACGCGATTCAGCAAGCGGCCGGGCTGGCGATTCCGCTGGGCTTTTTGAAATTCTCGCGCGGCGCTGAACAGGAAGCTGACCGCTTGGGCGCGCAATACATGTGGGCTGCCGGGTATGACCCGCAAGCCCTGGCGAGCTTCTTTGAAAAGCTGCAAGCCAAAGACAAACGCAAACCGGGCACGCTCTCCAAGATGTTCAGCACACATCCTTACACCGGCGACCGCATCACGGCCGTGAATGCGCTGGTCGCCAAGTTTCCGGATCGCGGCGAATACCAGTTGAGCACGTCGGAATTCAAAGACGTGAAATCCCGCGTCCTGGCCGCATCGTCCTCGACGCGCGCCATCAACGCCGATGCCGACGCCAAACGCCCGACGCTCAAACGCCGCCCGCAAAATCCGAATGACAGAGGCGACAGCACCGCCGATGATTCTGCGGCGCCCACCGACCGCCCCGTGCTCAAACGGCGTGAAGGTAGCGATGGGACGGAGCCGAGTTCAACCACTACCCCGGCCACCAAAACGACCGAATCCGGTGACCGCCCGGTGCTCAAACGCCGCGAAGGCTCCAGCGACACGCCGGATAAACCGTAG
- a CDS encoding TIR domain-containing protein yields MPKQLEPPKPNATPNATYDVFLSYSRRDIEFVKLLETALNEHMPAAGQQRLSVFRDEGKITGNEYYRTIERTLRNSRKLILVASPNAYKSQFVNDEVRDFIRMKGARNVFVILYKGMPNNETPPGQEDQKAFPEVLCEVMRMPLAADYRGFDLAQNDLTTGRHLNDWRRVLEHLYSEEIALAAREAWDIFISYAAADAAFAGHLEKELEKYTPPKELAQEHNLPTRRLKVFRDEDDATRDDNDAIRRALESSQHMFLLCSPAARDDDRVKQQVARFAGLQGAERIVRVLVAGEPAPDVVGGAFPTELCRWIEEPAYTDYRGFKLGKDKLSNGTYSGHWATLLAMHYQINREELEQRERKRRVRNRQLIGGIVSVVILLLSVALILALVQRSEAIRQRQISESGLYVSRGLLAQAAMERRDYISANDFLEASFPAPGMPANEDLRSFDWFYRWRQLHDEKATLKGHSSSVWSVAFAPDGRTLASGSADKTVKLWDVASGQERATLKGHGARVWSVAFAPDGRTLASGSADMTVRLWEVASGRKLLEFKGHKDNVNSVAFAPDGRTLASGSWDGTVKLWEVASGRELRELKGHRALVTAVAFAPDGRTLASGSGDDAVKLWEVASGRELREFKGHSDGVSAVAFAPDGKTLASGSWDKAVKLWEVASGRKLRDFKGHSDDVSSVAFAPDGKTLASGSWNTGRPFLFGTDITIKLWEVASGRELRELKGHSARVSAVAFAPDGKTLASGSEDRTVKLWEVANGSELREFKGHNGSVSAVVFAPDGKALVSLSDDGSAKLWEVANGQERATLKGQEADVNAVAFAPDGRTVASGSEDKTVKLWEVASGRELREFKGHSDEVSAVAFAPDGRTLASGGADMTVRLWEVASGRELRELKGHSARVSAVAFAPDGKTLASGSEDKTVKLWEVANGSELREFKGHNGGVSAVVFAPDGKALVSLSDGESAKLWEVANGQERATLKGQEARVLSVAFAPDGRTVASGSGDGTVTLWSVTSGREQVTLRGHGASVSSVAFAPDGRTLASGSWDRTVKLWDVASGQERATLKGHGDSVVSVAFAPDGRTLASGGNGWVGADGKEIFPILLWRGATDAEVARDCIRCGRQ; encoded by the coding sequence ATGCCTAAGCAGTTGGAACCGCCCAAGCCAAACGCCACCCCAAACGCCACGTATGATGTCTTTCTCAGTTATTCGCGCCGCGACATCGAGTTCGTGAAGCTGTTGGAAACGGCGTTGAATGAGCACATGCCCGCCGCCGGGCAGCAGCGCCTGAGCGTCTTTCGTGACGAAGGCAAGATCACCGGCAACGAGTATTACCGCACGATCGAACGCACGCTGCGCAATTCGCGCAAACTGATTCTGGTGGCCTCGCCCAATGCGTACAAAAGCCAGTTCGTAAATGACGAGGTGCGCGATTTCATTCGGATGAAAGGCGCGCGCAATGTCTTCGTGATCCTGTACAAGGGGATGCCCAACAACGAAACGCCGCCGGGCCAGGAAGACCAGAAAGCCTTTCCCGAAGTGCTGTGCGAAGTCATGCGGATGCCATTGGCCGCCGATTATCGAGGCTTTGACCTGGCGCAGAATGATTTGACGACAGGCCGTCACCTCAACGATTGGCGCAGGGTGTTAGAGCACTTGTACAGCGAAGAGATAGCGCTGGCCGCGCGCGAGGCGTGGGACATTTTCATCAGCTACGCCGCCGCCGATGCCGCCTTTGCCGGGCATCTGGAAAAGGAGTTGGAGAAATACACCCCGCCGAAAGAACTGGCGCAGGAACACAACCTGCCCACGCGTCGCCTCAAGGTCTTCCGCGACGAAGACGACGCCACCAGAGACGACAACGACGCCATCCGCCGGGCGCTGGAAAGCTCCCAGCACATGTTTCTGCTGTGTTCACCCGCCGCGCGTGACGACGACCGGGTCAAACAGCAGGTCGCCCGCTTCGCTGGCTTGCAAGGCGCGGAACGCATCGTCCGTGTGCTGGTGGCAGGCGAACCCGCGCCGGATGTAGTCGGCGGGGCATTCCCCACTGAGTTGTGCCGCTGGATTGAGGAGCCTGCCTACACCGACTATCGCGGCTTCAAGCTGGGGAAAGACAAACTCAGCAACGGCACGTATAGCGGCCATTGGGCAACCTTGTTGGCGATGCACTATCAGATCAACCGCGAAGAATTGGAGCAGCGCGAGCGTAAACGCCGTGTGCGCAATCGCCAGTTAATTGGCGGCATTGTCAGTGTCGTGATTTTGCTGTTATCGGTGGCCTTGATTTTAGCTTTAGTGCAAAGATCCGAAGCAATAAGACAAAGACAAATATCCGAATCAGGACTTTATGTGTCACGTGGTTTGTTGGCCCAAGCCGCCATGGAGCGGCGCGACTACATCAGTGCCAACGACTTTCTTGAAGCCTCGTTCCCTGCGCCGGGTATGCCAGCCAACGAGGATTTGCGTAGCTTTGATTGGTTTTATCGTTGGCGTCAACTACACGACGAAAAGGCGACGCTCAAGGGGCATAGCAGCAGCGTTTGGTCGGTGGCGTTTGCGCCGGATGGGCGGACGCTAGCGAGCGGGAGTGCGGACAAGACGGTGAAGCTGTGGGATGTGGCGAGCGGGCAGGAGCGGGCGACGCTGAAAGGGCACGGGGCCAGGGTTTGGTCGGTGGCGTTTGCGCCAGATGGGCGGACGCTGGCGAGCGGGAGTGCTGATATGACAGTGAGGCTGTGGGAGGTGGCAAGCGGGCGGAAGTTGCTCGAGTTCAAAGGGCACAAGGACAATGTTAATTCGGTGGCGTTTGCACCGGATGGCCGGACACTGGCGAGTGGGAGTTGGGACGGGACGGTGAAGCTGTGGGAGGTGGCGAGTGGGCGGGAGTTGCGCGAGCTGAAAGGACATCGCGCCTTGGTTACTGCGGTGGCGTTTGCGCCAGATGGGCGGACACTGGCGAGCGGGTCTGGGGACGATGCGGTGAAGCTGTGGGAGGTGGCGAGCGGGCGAGAATTGCGCGAGTTCAAGGGACACAGCGATGGTGTTAGTGCAGTGGCGTTTGCGCCGGATGGAAAGACGCTGGCGAGCGGGAGTTGGGACAAGGCCGTGAAATTGTGGGAGGTGGCAAGCGGGCGGAAGTTGCGCGATTTCAAAGGGCACAGCGACGATGTTAGCTCAGTGGCGTTTGCGCCGGATGGAAAGACGCTGGCGAGCGGGAGTTGGAACACGGGTAGACCGTTTCTGTTTGGTACGGACATCACGATAAAGCTGTGGGAGGTAGCGAGCGGGCGAGAGTTGCGCGAACTCAAGGGGCACAGTGCTAGGGTTAGTGCGGTGGCGTTTGCGCCGGATGGAAAGACATTGGCAAGCGGGAGCGAGGACAGGACAGTGAAGCTGTGGGAAGTCGCAAACGGAAGCGAGTTGCGCGAGTTCAAAGGGCACAACGGCAGCGTTAGTGCGGTGGTGTTTGCGCCAGATGGAAAGGCGCTAGTGAGCTTGAGTGATGACGGAAGCGCGAAGCTCTGGGAGGTGGCGAACGGGCAAGAGCGGGCGACGTTGAAAGGGCAAGAGGCCGATGTGAATGCAGTGGCGTTTGCGCCAGATGGGCGGACGGTGGCGAGCGGTAGTGAGGACAAGACAGTGAAGCTGTGGGAGGTGGCGAGCGGGCGGGAGTTGCGCGAGTTCAAGGGGCACAGCGATGAGGTTAGTGCGGTGGCGTTTGCGCCGGATGGGCGGACGCTGGCGAGCGGGGGTGCTGATATGACAGTGAGGCTGTGGGAGGTAGCGAGCGGGCGAGAGTTGCGCGAACTCAAGGGGCACAGTGCTAGGGTTAGTGCGGTGGCGTTTGCGCCGGATGGAAAGACGTTGGCAAGCGGGAGCGAGGACAAGACAGTGAAGCTGTGGGAAGTCGCAAACGGAAGCGAGTTGCGCGAGTTCAAAGGGCACAACGGCGGCGTTAGTGCGGTGGTGTTTGCGCCGGATGGAAAGGCGCTAGTGAGCTTGAGTGATGGCGAAAGCGCGAAGCTCTGGGAGGTCGCGAACGGGCAAGAGCGGGCGACGTTGAAAGGCCAAGAGGCCAGGGTTTTGTCAGTGGCGTTTGCGCCAGATGGGCGGACGGTGGCGAGTGGGAGTGGGGACGGTACTGTGACGCTGTGGAGTGTAACGAGCGGGCGGGAGCAAGTGACGCTGCGCGGGCACGGGGCCTCTGTTAGTTCGGTGGCGTTTGCGCCAGATGGGCGGACACTGGCGAGCGGGAGTTGGGACAGGACGGTGAAGTTGTGGGATGTGGCAAGCGGGCAAGAGCGGGCGACGTTGAAAGGGCACGGGGACAGTGTTGTGTCGGTGGCGTTTGCGCCGGATGGGCGGACGCTGGCCTCCGGCGGAAACGGGTGGGTGGGTGCTGATGGCAAAGAGATTTTCCCCATCCTGCTCTGGCGCGGGGCGACCGATGCCGAAGTGGCGCGGGATTGCATTCGCTGTGGGCGGCAGTAG